From one Thamnophis elegans isolate rThaEle1 chromosome 9, rThaEle1.pri, whole genome shotgun sequence genomic stretch:
- the METTL14 gene encoding N6-adenosine-methyltransferase non-catalytic subunit, which produces MNSRLQEIRERQKLRRQLLAQQLGAENADSIGAVLNSKDEQREIAETRETCRAAYDTSAPNSKRRYPDEGEADEEEIEEYKDEVELQQDEENLPYEEEIYKDSSTFLKGTQSLNPHNDYCQHFVDTGHRPQNFIRDVGLADRFEEYPKLRELIRLKDELISKSNTPPMYLQAELEAFDLRELKSKFDVILLEPPLEEYYRETGITANEKCWTWDDIMKLDIEEIAAPRSFVFLWCGSGEGLDLGRVCLRKWGYRRCEDICWIKTNKNNPGKTKTLDPKAVFQRTKEHCLMGIKGTVRRSTDGDFIHANVDIDLIITEEPEIGNIEKPVEIFHIIEHFCLGRRRLHLFGRDSTIRPGWLTVGPTLTNSNFNAETYTSYFTAPNSHLTGCTEEIERLRPKSPPPKDRGGGAPRGGGRGGTSAGRGERGRERNRTNFRGERGGFRGGRGGTHRGGFPPR; this is translated from the exons ATGAACAGCCGCTTGCAGGAGATCAGGGAGCGGCAGAAACTACGCCGGCAGCTTCTGGCTCAGCAG CTGGGAGCTGAAAATGCGGATAGTATCGGTGCAGTACTCAACAGCAAGGATGAGCAAAGGGAAATTGCTGAAACCAGAGAAACATGCAg GGCTGCTTATGATACATCTGCTCCAAATTCTAAACGTAGATATCCTGATGAGGGAGAAGCTgatgaagaagaaatagaagaatataaa GATGAAGTGGAGCTTCAACAAGATGAAGAGAATCTACCATACGAAGAAGAAATTTACAAAGATTCCAGTACATTTCTTAAG GGGACACAGAGCTTAAATCCTCATAATGATTACTGTCAGCATTTTGTGGACACTGGACACAGACCTCAAAATTTCATCAGAGATGTGG GTTTAGCAGATAGATTTGAAGAATATCCAAAACTCCGGGAACTCATTAGGCTGAAGGATGAGCTAATATctaaatctaacacccctccaat GTATTTACAAGCTGAACTGGAAGCTTTTGACCTTCGTGAACTCAAGTCTAAGTTTGATGTGATCCTTTTAGAACCACCGTTGGAAGAATACTATAGAGAGACTGGCATTACTGCTAATGAGAAATGCTGGACATGGGATGAT ATTATGAAGCTGGACATTGAAGAAATTGCTGCCCCACGATCATTTGTCTTTCTTTGGTGTGGTTCTGGTGAGGGCCTGGATCTCGGCAGGGTG TGTTTACGCAAATGGGGATACAGAAGATGTGAAGATATATGttggattaaaacaaataaaaataatcctgGGAAGACCAAGACTTTGGATCCCAAAGCTGTTTTTCAAAGAACGAAG GAACATTGCCTTATGGGCATTAAAGGAACTGTCCGCCGTAGTACAGATGGTGATTTTATCCATGCTAATGTTGACATTGATTTAATTATCACAGAAGAGCCAGAAATTGGTAACATAGAAAAACCTGTGGAAATATTTCACATTATTGAACATTTTTGTCTTGGAAGAAGGCGGCTTCATCTTTTTGGACGTGACAGTACCATCCGTCCAG gCTGGTTAACTGTTGGACCCACACTCACAAATAGTAACTTCAATGCCGAAACATATACATCATATTTCACAGCTCCCAACTCCCACCTGACTGGCTGTACAGAAGAGATTGAGAGACTCAGACCAAAATCACCACCACCAAAAGATCGAGGAGGTGGTGCACcaagaggtggaggaagaggcggGACTTCAGCTGGTCgaggagaaagaggcagagagagaaaccgAACTAATTTCAGGGGGGAAAGAGGTGGATTCAGAGGGGGACGGGGAGGTACTCATCGGGGTGGCTTTCCCCCTCGCTGA